A portion of the Salarias fasciatus chromosome 15, fSalaFa1.1, whole genome shotgun sequence genome contains these proteins:
- the LOC115401685 gene encoding DNA repair protein RAD51 homolog A: MAMRSEARVEAEVEEEENFGPQPLSRLEQCGISASDIKKLEDASFHTIEAVAYAPKKELLNIKGISEAKADKILTEAAKLVPMGFTTATEFHQRRAEIIQISTGSKELDKLLQGGIETGSITEMFGEFRTGKTQLCHTLAVTCQLPIDLGGGEGKAMYIDTEGTFRPERLLAVAQRYGLEGGDVLDNVAYARAFNTDHQTQLLYQASAMMAESRYALLIVDSATALYRTDYSGRGELSARQCHLGRFLRMLLRLADEFGVAVVITNQVVAQVDGAAMFSADPKKPIGGNIMAHASTTRLYLRKGRGETRICKIYDSPCLPEAEAMFAINADGVGDAKD, translated from the exons ATGGCCATGAGGAGCGAGGCCAGAGTGgaggccgaggtggaggaggaggagaacttcGGGCCACAGCCGCTCAGCAGACTGGAG cagtgtgGAATCAGCGCCAGCGACATCAAGAAGCTGGAGGACGCCAGCTTCCACACCATCGAGGCCGTGGCCTACGCTCCCAAGAAGGAGCTGCTCAACATCAAGGGCATCAGCGAGGCCAAAGCTGACAAGATCCTG ACAGAAGCTGCCAAGCTGGTGCCGATGGGCTTCACCACGGCCACCGAGTTCCACCAGAGGAGGGCGGAGATCATCCAGATCTCCACCGGCTCCAAGGAGCTGGACAAGCTGCTGCAGG GCGGCATCGAGACGGGCTCCATCACGGAGATGTTCGGGGAGTTCCGGACGGGGAAGACTCAGCTGTGCCACACGCTGGCCGTCACCTGTCAG CTGCCCATCGACctgggagggggggaggggaagGCCATGTACATCGACACAGAGGGCACCTTCCGACCGGAGAGGCTGCTGGCCGTGGCTCAGAG GTACGGGCTGGAAGGTGGAGACGTCCTGGACAACGTGGCGTACGCTCGAGCCTTCAACACGGACCACCAGACTCAGCTGCTCTACCAGGCTTCAGCCATGATGGCCGAGTCCAG GTATGCTCTGCTGATCGTGGACAGCGCCACCGCCCTGTACAGAACGGACTACTCGGGCCGCGGTGAGCTGTCGGCCCGGCAGTGCCACCTGGGCCGCTTCCTGCGGATGCTGCTGCGCCTGGCGGACGAG TTCGGCGTTGCCGTGGTGATCACCAACCAGGTGGTGGCTCAGGTGGACGGAGCCGCCATGTTTTCTGCCGATCCCAAGAAGCCCATCGGAGGAAACATCATGGCTCACGCCTCGACCACACG GCTGTACCTGAGGAAGGGTCGAGGAGAGACCCGGATCTGTAAGATCTACGACTCCCCCTGTCTGCCCGAGGCCGAGGCCATGTTCGCCATCAACGCCGACGGAGTGGGCGACGCCAAGGACTGA